A portion of the Heliomicrobium undosum genome contains these proteins:
- the tsaD gene encoding tRNA (adenosine(37)-N6)-threonylcarbamoyltransferase complex transferase subunit TsaD, translated as MSIFSLRGPAHAAGRFILGLETSCDETSAAVLQDGRVILSNVISSQVPTHQRFGGVVPEIASRKHMENITVVVDEALREAGITWNDLTAVAVTAGPGLVGALLVGVAYAKGAALARNLPLVGVHHIEGHIYANFLSEPDLQFPLLCLVVSGGHTHLVQLTGHGELRILGATRDDAAGEAYDKVARALGLGYPGGPLVEKLAREGEACAYPLPRALLQEDSYDFSFSGLKSAVLNLLNRAKQKGETINGADLAASFQEAVVDVLVEKTRRAARETGASTVLLAGGVAANGYLRLRLVEALAAEGRRLVVPPVILCTDNAAMIACAGYHRLMAGETAAADLNAVADWPLGT; from the coding sequence TTGTCGATATTTTCACTGCGCGGACCGGCCCATGCGGCCGGTCGTTTCATCTTGGGGCTGGAGACGAGTTGTGACGAGACATCGGCGGCGGTGCTTCAGGACGGCCGCGTCATCCTGTCCAATGTCATCTCCTCTCAGGTGCCGACGCACCAGCGTTTTGGCGGCGTCGTCCCTGAGATCGCCTCACGGAAGCACATGGAGAACATCACCGTCGTTGTCGATGAAGCCTTGCGGGAAGCCGGGATCACTTGGAACGACTTGACGGCTGTCGCCGTTACTGCCGGTCCGGGTCTGGTCGGGGCGCTGCTCGTCGGCGTCGCCTACGCAAAAGGCGCCGCGCTGGCCCGGAACCTGCCCCTGGTGGGGGTCCATCACATCGAGGGGCATATCTACGCCAACTTTCTTTCAGAGCCGGACTTGCAGTTTCCGCTGCTCTGCCTCGTCGTTTCGGGGGGGCACACCCATCTCGTCCAACTGACCGGCCACGGCGAGCTCCGCATCCTGGGCGCCACCCGTGATGACGCGGCCGGCGAAGCTTATGACAAGGTGGCCCGGGCCTTGGGGCTCGGTTACCCCGGCGGCCCGCTTGTGGAAAAGCTGGCCCGCGAGGGCGAAGCCTGCGCCTATCCGCTTCCCCGCGCCTTGCTGCAGGAAGACAGCTATGACTTCAGTTTCAGCGGCCTCAAGTCGGCTGTCCTCAACCTGCTCAACCGCGCCAAGCAAAAAGGCGAGACGATCAACGGGGCGGACCTGGCGGCCTCCTTCCAGGAGGCTGTCGTCGACGTGCTGGTTGAAAAAACGCGACGGGCCGCCCGGGAAACGGGCGCATCGACGGTCCTGCTCGCCGGCGGCGTGGCGGCGAACGGATATTTGCGCTTGCGCCTTGTGGAGGCCCTGGCGGCGGAGGGACGACGGCTAGTGGTGCCGCCGGTCATCCTCTGCACCGACAACGCCGCCATGATCGCTTGTGCCGGCTATCACCGGCTGATGGCTGGGGAGACGGCGGCGGCTGATTTAAATGCCGTGGCGGATTGGCCTTTGGGCACGTGA